A region from the Musa acuminata AAA Group cultivar baxijiao chromosome BXJ1-10, Cavendish_Baxijiao_AAA, whole genome shotgun sequence genome encodes:
- the LOC135595192 gene encoding serine/threonine-protein kinase STY13-like: MSCIDDYRDSRRDEEDFRRPGGSQVAADSLPLGRHSLGANGNFPAAHLDIDEKLLIDPKLLYIGAKIGEGAHGKVYEGKYHNQIVAIKVLNGGSTPDEKVTLQARFIREVNMMSRVQHENLVKFIGACKDPFMVIATELLPGMSLKKYLSSIRPKQVDLHKAISFALDIARAMDCLHANGIIHRDLKPDNLLLTANQKNVKLIDFGLAREETVTEMMTAETGTYRWMAPELYSTVTLRRGEKKHYTNKVDVYSFGIVLWELLTNRMPFEGMSNLQAAYAAAFKQMRPPLPEDTPPELVFIVQSCWVEDPSTRPSFSQIIRMLNAFLYTLPPAPSPEPDAVPAVMNTRGAITATSSPRRGGKLSFLRQLFAAKKAGSSSSSSA; the protein is encoded by the exons ATGAGCTGTATCGACGACTATAGAGACAGTAGGAGAGACGAAGAGGATTTCAGGCGTCCGGGTGGGAGCCAGGTAGCAGCTGATTCTCTGCCCCTTGGACGGCACTCCTTGGGAGCCAATGGAAATTTTCCAGCTGCACATCTTGATATTGATGAGAAGCTTTTGATCGACCCAAAGTTACTTTATATTGGAGCAAAAATCGGAGAGGGAGCCCATGGGAAAGTCTACGAGGGGAA GTACCACAACCAAATTGTGGCAATCAAAGTTCTCAATGGTGGCAGTACTCCTGATGAGAAGGTAACTCTTCAAGCTCGTTTTATCCGAGAAGTAAATATGATGTCCAGAGTCCAACATGAAAATCTTGTCAAG TTCATTGGAGCTTGCAAGGACCCCTTCATGGTGATTGCCACGGAGCTGCTTCCAGGAATGTCATTGAAGAAATATTTGAGCAGCATTCGTCCCAAACAAGTAGATCTTCATAAAGCAATTAGCTTTGCACTTGATATTGCTCGTGCAATGGACTGCTTACATGCTAATGGGATTATACACAGAGACCTGAAACCTG ATAATTTGTTGCTTACGGCAAACCAGAAGAATGTGAAGCTTATTGATTTCGGACTTGCAAGAGAAGAAACAGTTACTGAGATGATGACTGCCGAAACTGGAACTTACAGATGGATGGCTCCTGAG TTATATAGTACAGTTACTCTGCGTCGTGGTGAGAAGAAGCACTACACCAACAAGGTTGATGTTTACAGCTTTGGCATTGTATTGTGGGAGTTGTTGACCAATCGAATGCCATTTGAAGGCATGTCAAACTTGCAGGCTGCTTATGCTGCTGCTTTTAAG CAAATGCGCCCACCGCTGCCTGAAGACACGCCACCGGAGCTCGTGTTCATTGTGCAGTCATGCTGGGTGGAGGATCCCAGCACGCGGCCCAGCTTCAGCCAGATCATTCGCATGCTAAACGCCTTCCTTTATACCCTTCCACCAGCGCCTTCACCAGAACCCGACGCTGTGCCTGCCGTGATGAACACCCGCGGCGCCATCACAGCGACGTCCTCCCCACGGAGGGGAGGCAAGCTTTCTTTCCTTCGTCAACTCTTTGCTGCAAAGAAGGCAGGTAGTAGCAGTAGTAGCAGTGCGTAG